One Skermanella pratensis genomic window, CCGGCCGGCAGGCGGCCAGCCTGGCCGGCCTGGCGCCGTTCGCCCGCGACAGCGGCACCCTGCGCGGGGTGCGCACGATCTTCGGCGGCCGGGCCAAGGTGCGCCGGGCGTTGTTCCACGTCGGCCGGGTCGGCCTGCGCCACAACGCCACGCTCAAGGCCTTCTATGACAGCCTGAAGGGACGCGGCAAGCCGGGCAAGGTGGCGCTGGTCGCCTGCATGCGCAAGGCGCTGGTGATCCTCAACGCCCTGCTCCGGACGGGCCGGCCCTGGGTGGCGGAGTACGCCGCCGACGGGCCGCCGGCCGAAGCCGCCTCCGCCACGGCATCCTGAGCCCCATCCCTTTGTTCGACCGGCGGCACCATCCCTCCGTCCCGACCTGAGGGTCCAGCGGGCGGCGGGCGGAGCGGCGGTCAAGGAGGGCCGAAGGCCACCGCGGAGCGGCGCGCAGCGTCCTTGATGGCCGCTCCGCCCGCCGCCCGCTGGACCGAGGTGGGGGCGGCCAAGAGCACGTCCGACAACCGCCGCGGCAAACCGCTGACGGCGGCGTCTTCCCGTGACCATGCATGCTGCTTGAAGTTGTATATCCACACCCAACGATGCGGCTCACAAAAACAGTTGCTACGATCGACAGCCCGTATCACCTCCGCCCTGCATCGAACCGAAGTTGGGCCCATGGCCCAACGCAACGCGGCGAGTGGAACGGCAGGCTGCGTGGACCGGAGCGGTTCAACCTGATCGGACACAGCTCTAGTCGATGGTTTCCCCATGCGGGCAGCCGATGATCCTGTAGGTCACGATGACGGTGAGACCTCCGGATTGCTGAATGAACTCCGGGATTTCAGTGACGATATTCGGGTCGGTCCTGACAACCCGGTCGTCCGATAGCCATCGGTGCATCAAATGAGGCTCGTGCCCCTCGGCCAGGACGATCGCGACGGTGGCTTTCGATGCCCTCCGGTCGTCGGGGCCATAGCAGGCGACCGTCGCGACGGGAAAACCGTGGAAACCCTTCCGGGCCTTCTTGCCAAGCCGCTTCACGGCCTGCCCTTTGAGCATCCAAAAGCTCACGCGATGTTTCGGCTCCCAGTCGACTATAGAGTCTTTGAGGCTGCCCGGACTCCTTCGTCCTTCTGCGTAAGGAACGGTCGGGCGGCGTGATCCGGAGAGGAACGGCATGGCGGTCCAGGATGACAAGGTCGGCACTTCCAAGGCGAACGGCGTCAGGGCGCACCTGACGGACGAGGAGCACCGGCTGCTGTCCCGGCTGCGGCACCGCAAGCCGGCGCGCAACCCTCCGGCCGGGGAACCCGGGCCGGAGTTGGGGGGCAGGCTGGCGGACCGGGTCGCCAGCGTCGTCGGTTCCTGGCGTTTCATCATCGTACAGTCGGCGGCCCTGTCCCTCTGGATCGTCGCCAACCTGTTCGCCTGGTGGAGCGCCTGGGACCCGTATCCCTTCATCCTGCTGAACCTGGTGCTGTCGTTTCAGGCTGCCTTCACGGCGCCGGTGATCCTGATGAGCCAGAACCGCCAGGGCACCATCGACCGGATGAACGCTCAGCACGATTACGAGGTCAATACCAAGGCCGAGTTGGAGATCGAACTGCTGCACCAGAAGATCGACCTGCTGCGCGAGCAGGAGATCGCCTTGCTGCTGAAGATGGTGAGCCGGTTCGAGCAGCGGATGGAGGCGATGCAGGAGCGGGGCGAGGTCGGCAGGACGGACGGCCCGACCGGGTAAGGGCGCGCGTGTGCCGGGGTGCCGGACGCGGCGTCAGGAGGCCTGCGCATCCCCGAACAGTTCGGCCACCGCCTCCTCGCCGATGGCGAAAGCGGTGCTCATGCCGGTTCCGCTGGAAACGACGGAGAGGCGCACCGCCGGATCGGGAGCGTCGATGAAGGCGGTTTCCGTAGGAGACGACGGGTAGCAGCCGAGCCAGCGTTCGGTCACGGTCATGTCGGGAATGTCGAGCGTTTCCGCCGCGTGCCGCAGGATGATGCCGTCAATCCCGGCGGGGGCGAAAGGATCGGGCGTCGGGTCGTAGTGATGGCTGTCGCCGACCACCAGCGAGCCGTCGGCGCCCTGGACGACGATCAGGTGGATACCGTTCTCAAGCGCGTCCCCCGCCTCGGCTTCCAGGCGCGCCTTGAGCGCCGGCACGCCGGGCAGGTCGGTAAAGCCTTCGTAGCGCACCAGGCTGAGATCCTGCATCACCGATCCCGGCAGGCGCCACCCGGCCGGCTGCGGCGCGAGGCGCAGCATGTGGAGCTTGCTCTGGGTGAGGCCGCGCCTCGCCAGGGTTTCGGGGAAGAGGGACAGCAGGTCCCCGCCGGGGCAGACGGCGACGCGGGATGCCGTGATGCGTCCGGCGGTGGTGTCCACGACGGCGACACCGGCCGCGCCGGTCTCGACGCCGCGCGCCTGGACGCCCCAGAGGAAATCGACGCCATGGGCGGAGGCCAGGAAGGCGCCCAGTTTCGGCAGGGCTTCGCGCGGCTCGACCCGCAACTCGTGGGGGCTCCACAAGGCGCCCCGGATGCCCGGACGGACCATCGGCAGGGTCCGCGCCGCCTCCGCGGGATCGAGCAGGCGGCACCCCTCCCCCATGGTTCCGCCGGCGAACTGTTCGAGGACCGCCATGGCCTCGGGCCGGTGGGCGACGACCGCGGTCCCCCGGTGCAGGACGGGAATGCCTGCCAGGGGCGCCACCTCGGCCCAGATGTCGCGGCTGCGGCGCGCCCGGTTCCAGGTGACGCCGGCACGCTGCCCGGTGACCGTCACGAAACCGAAATTGCGGATCGAGGCGCCGTTGGAGCGCCGGTCACGGTCGATCACGCAGACCTTGAGGCGGCGCTTCGCGGCGGCCAGAGCATGCGCCAGCCCGACGATCCCGCCACCGATGACCGCCAGATCGTAATGCGTCACTTGACCTCTCCCGCCTCGAAGCTCGCCACACCCATGCGCCCTGGGACCGGGCGATGACCGCGGACAGGAGAATCCGACAACGGACGCGGTTCGGCCACTGGTTTTTTCGGTGGGATGAGAGACCCGACATCCCGGCTCAATCATCACGTCCAGAACTTTGGTGATCATACACGGCGATCTTGATCGGTCCGCCGTAGGTCGGCCTCGGCCGAAGGCCGACGCCGACAGCGTGGCCGGAGCCTTGACGCAGGGTGTCGGCGTTCGCCCTGACGGGCGAAGGCCGACCTACGCCGCCGGACCTATCGGAACCACCGTGCGGCACCGGCAGAAGCCTTCCTGGTGGCTCCGCGCCTATCCGTTATAACCCATTGCCCGGCGGCCCGAAGGCATGCTCCAAGGGCGGCATGGCGGATGATCTCGGTTTCAGGACGATGGCCAAGGCGCTGGTCGACGGCTTGTGCCTCGCGGTCGCGGCGCTGCCGGCGGGCCTGTGCCGGCTGGAGGCGCGGTTCGGCGAGCGGGGCGACCTGTTCACGCTGTTCGGGCAGGGATTCTCGGTCGTGCCGGGATTGCCGGGCAACTTCCTGCGCAGGGCCTTCGCGAGGCTGACCCTCGACGGCTGCGCGCCGGACTGCGAGATCGGATTCCTGACCTGGTTCTCCAGCCGCCACGCCCGTGTGGGACGGGGAGTTTATATCGGGCCGATGTCGGTGATCGCCGATGCCGAGATCGGCGACGGGTCGCTGGTGGCGACGCGGGTCAGCATCCTGAGCGGCAAGAAGCAGCACGGGTTCGACGCGGAGGGCCGGCTGATCCCGTTCAGCCGCGACCGCGCCGCTTTCGTCAGCATCGGCCGGAACACCTGGATCGGAGAGGGGGCGATCATCATGGCCGATGTCGGCGACGGATGCGTGGTCGCGGCGGGAGCCGTGGTGACCCGGCCGGTGCCCGCCGGACAGATCGTCGGCGGCAACCCGGCAAGGGTCATCGGAGCAGCGGATGCCACTCTCGGAAGCGAAGAAAAAGGCAGAACCATGGCATGATTCGGGTAACTAAATCTTATCTTTTTCGATAGTTAATCATAATCAGGCATATAGCTTGGTGCGTTCGGTCGTGTTATAGAGCGCGTCGGCATTACTGGAACAATCTTGGGAGCAGGCGCCAGCCTTGCCGGGGCGGCGTTAACGTTATAGGCATTTGAAACCATGTCTTCCCTGGACGCAGTGTCGCCGATCGTCGCGCAGTTCGAACCCCGTTCCACCGAGCGCGACCGGGAGGGGCGCATGCTGCTGTCCCTGGTGATCCCCTGCTACAACGAGTCGGCCAATATAGAGCCGCTGTTCGCCCGGCTGTTTCCCGTGCTGGACACCCTGCCCCTGGACTGGGAGGTAGTCTGCGTCAACGACGGCAGCCGCGACGACACCCTGGAGAGGCTGACCGCCGTCCATGACCGGGAGCCGCGGGTGCGGGTGGTCGACCTGTCCCGCAATTTCGGGAAGGAGGCGGCCCTGTCCGCCGGCCTGGCGGTGGCCGACGGCGATGCGGTCGTCCCGATGGACGCCGACCTGCAGCATCCGCCGGAGCTGCTGCCCGACCTGGTCGCCAGGTGGCGCGAGGGTTTCGACGTCGTGATCGCGATCCGCCAGGCGAGGACCGGCCAGTCGGCGGGCAACCGGCTGGGCGCGCGGGTCTTCTACTGGCTGTTCGACCGCATGTCGGAGGTGCCGCTGCCGCGCGAGGCCGGGGATTTCAGGCTGCTCGACCGTGTCGTGGTCGACGTGATCAACCGCATGCCGGAGCGTACCCGGTTCATGAAGGGCATCTTCGCCTGGGTCGGTTTCCGTCAGACGACGATCCCCTATGTCCAGGGCGAGCGCGCCAGCGGCGAGACCAAATGGGGCTTCCTGAAGCTTCTGCGCTTCTCCATGGTCGGGCTGACCGCCTTTTCCACGTTCCCGCTGAGGGTATGGGGATTGGTCGGGGCCGTCGTCTCCGGGCTGGCCTTCTGCTACATCGTGATGCGGCTGATGCGCACGGCGTTGTACGGCATCGACGTGCCCGGTTATGAATCCATCATCGTCACCGTGCTGTTCCTGGGCGGGGTCCAGCTGCTGACCCTGGGCATCATCGGCGACTATCTCGGCCGGGTCTTCGACGAGGTGAAGGGGCGGCCGCTTTACATCGTGCGCTCGATCCGCGGCAGGGCGGCGCCGTCGGCGGTGTCGCGCGGGATGGAAGCCGCGCCCGGCGCCGAGCGCATGTACCCGCGCGGCGATTCCTGACCGGTTCGCCGCCGATGACCGTCATCGATCCACGGATCCCGCAATCCGCCTTCGATCGGGTGGTCGCGGGGGTCCTGCCGAGAAGCCTGTTCGACGACCTGGCCCTGGGGCTGCTGTTCTCCCTGGGCGTCCTGATCGCCCTGACCTTTCCCAATTACGGCATCATCTGGGACGAGGAGGTGCAGCGGACCTACGGGCTCCTGCTGCTGGACTACTACGCCTCGGGGCTCCGGGACCTGTCGGCCTTCGGCTATGACAATCTCTACCTGTACGGCGGCGGCTTCGACATGGCGGCGGCCCTGCTGGAGCGGGTGTCTCCCCTGGGCGCGTACGAGACGCGGCACCTGCTCGGCGGGATGATCGGGCTGCTCGGGATGGCCGGCACCTGGCGGCTGGCGAGGCTGATCGGGGGCGAGAGGGCGGGCTTCTTCGCGCTGCTGCTGCTGGCGCTGCTGCCGGCCTATTACGGCCATATGTTCTCCAACCCCAAGGACATTCCGTTCGCCTGCGGCATGGTCTGGTGCCTTCACCTGTCGGCGCTTATCCTGCGCGAGCTGCCGCGGCCGCGCTGGGGCTTGGTCCTGGGTTTCGGCGTCGTGCTGGGCCTGACGCTGGGGACCCGCATCGGCGGCGTGCTGGCGGTCTTCTTCCTGGGGGCGGCGGTGCTGGGCCACCTGGGACGGGTCGCGCTGCTGCGCCGCGGCTTCGGTCCGGCTGCCCGGCAGGCCCTGTCCATCGCGCTGCGCCTGTCGCCGGCCCTGCCGGTCGCCTGGACGGTGATGGTCCTGGTCTGGCCCTGGGCGCACCTGGACTTCCTGAACCCGGTCCGGGCCTTCCTGAAGTTTTCCGCCTTCCCCTGGCCCAACGAGGTGCTGTACGGCGGGCGGTGGATCTCCGCGGACGACCTGCCGGCGACATACCTGCCGACCATGCTGGGGCTGCAACTGCCCGAGCTGCTGCTGGCGGGGCTAGTGGCCGCGGCCTGGTACGGGTTCCGCGCCCTGGTTCGGCCTCCCCTCGTGGCGGACGCGACCCGCCGCCTCCAGGCGGGGCTGGTGGCGCTGGCCGCCGTCTTTCCCGTGGTCTATGCGCTGGTCAGCCATCCCGTCCTGTACAACGGGTTCCGCCATTTCCTGTTCGTGCTGCCGCCCCTGGCGGTGCTGGCGGCGCTGGGATTCGACCGGCTGTGGGCGGCGGTGGCCGACAACCGGTCCCGGCTGCGCGCCCGCCTGCTGGCCCTGCCCTTCACGGCCGCCGGGGTGGCGCAGCTCTGGACCATGGCGGCGCTGCATCCGTACGAATACATCTACTACAACCGCATCGCCGGCGGAATCGCCGGAGCCGAATGGCGCTACGAGCTGGACTATTGGGGGGCCGCCCTGCGCGAGGCCGCCCTGGAGCTGGACGAATACGTGGCCAACGAGCGCGGCGGCAGGATCGGCGCCGGCGACCGGGTCCGCGTCTTCGTCTGCGGCCATCCGAACTCCGCCATGTATTTCCTGCCGCCCCAGTTCAGGCTGGTGGGGGAGCCGGAGCAGGCCGACTTCCTGGTGTCATGGACCCAGGCGGGCTGCAACTTCACCATGTTCGGGCAGGTGGTCGCGGAGGTCCGGCGCTTCGGGGTGACGCTGGCGGTGGTGAAGGACCTTCGGGAGTAGCGGGCCTTCACGGGGTTTTTCATGGAGTCGCCGGCGTCATGCCGGCGGCTTCCAGTGCTGCGCGCCTTCCAGCAAGCGGGCGGCGCCCGCCCGGTCGACCGGGCGGGAGAAGTAATAGCCCTGGCCGAAGTCGCAGCCCATGGACCGGAGCTGCGCGATCTGCCCTTCGACCTCCGCGCCCTCGGCGACCACGTCCATGCCCAGGCTGCGGGCCAGGTTCATGATCGTGTTGACGATCTGGAAGCTCTCGGCGCTCTGGTCCATGGCCGACACGAAGGAGCGGTCGATCTTGAGCACGTCCAGCGGCAGCCGGTGCAGGTAGCTGAGCGACGAGTAGCCGGTGCCGAAATCGTCGATGCTCAACCGGATCCCAAGCTCCTTCAACTGGGACAGCATGCTCACCTCCCGGTCGGCGTCGCCGATGGTGACGCTCTCGGTGATCTCCAGCCGGAGGGTGTGCGGATCGATCCCGGTCTCCTCGACGATGCGGCGGACCTGGGGCACCAGGTCGGGTTCGGCGAATTGCCGGGGCGAGATGTTGACGCTGACGGTGAGCGGCGTCTCGCGCGGGTATTCCTCCTGCCAGGCCCTGGTCGTCATGCAGGCCTCGCGCAGGATCCAGAAGCCCAGGGCCACGATCAGGCCGGTATCCTCGACGACGGGGATGAAGTCGCCGGGATAGACCAGGACGCCGTCGGGACGCCGCCAGCGCACCAGGGCCTCGAAACCGACGACCTCGTGGCTTGCGAGCGACACGATCGGCTGGTAATGCAGGACGAATTCGCCGTTGGCGTAGGCCCGCCGGAGATCGGCTTCCAGGATCAGCCGCGTCATCGCCGAGCGGCGCATCTCGCGGTGGAACAGCTGGACCCGCGACTTGCCCAGCGTCTTCGCCCGGTACATCGCCAGGTCGGCGTCGCGCAGGACGTCCTCGGCATAGGCGTACGCCGTCGTGCCCAGGCAAATGCCGATGCTGGCGCTGGAATAGACCTCCTGCCCGTCGATCACGAAGGGGTGCTTCAAGGCTTCCTGGACGCGGTCGGCGAAGCGGACGGCGTCGCCGGGATCGGCGACGTCGGTCAGCAGGACGGCGAACTCGTCGCCGCCGATCCGGGCCAGCGATCCGGCGCCGGGTTCCGCCAGCCCGGTCAGCCGGGCCGCGACCTCGACGATCATGCGGTTGCCGGCAGGGTGGCCCAGGCTGTCGTTGACCACCTTGAAGCGGTCGAGGTCGATGAACAGGACCGCGAAGTCGAGCCGGCGGTCCTCCCTCTTGCGGACCATCGCCCGGGTCAGCAGGTCGAGGAACCGCGCCCGGTTCGGCAGCCCGGTCAGGGGATCGTGCGAGGCGTCGTGGATCAGCCGCTCCTCGGCCCGGCGCCGTTCGCTGTCGGCCTCGGTGGCGATCGTCTCCAGCAGGGCGATCCGCCGCTTCTGCCGGGACAGCCGCCTTTTCAGCCGCACGATCTCTGCCGGTTCGTGGGAGGTCATGGAGACCCGCGATCCAGGCAAATCACTTCTTCCGGAAGATCGGAGGCGGTTTCCGTCATGTTTTACGCTAAACCTTCCGGAGATAGATTCGTTATGCATGTTCGACAATCATTAGTCGCAGTCCGTGAAAAATCGTTAAATACGACCTTATGACGATAGTCGGGGTGACGGTGGCGCGGGACCGATGTGCCGGGTAGATTGCAGGCAAAGATCGAAGGAGGAAACCGTGAGCGACACTCGAGGAGCGGGCCAGGACGTGGTCATCGTCAGCGGCGTGCGGACCGCCATCGCCGACTTCGGCGGCGGGCTGAAGGACGTCCCGCCGTCCGAGCTGGGCGCCCTGGTGATAGGCGAGGCGCTGGGCCGGGCGGGCGTGCCGGCCGCGGACGTGCAGCACGTGGTCATGGGCCAGGTGATCCAGAGCGAGCCGCGCGACATGTACCTGTCGCGCACGGCCGCCATCGGCGCCGGCATCCCGCCGGAGGTCCCCGCCTTGACGCTCAACCGGTTGTGCGGGTCGGGCGTCCAGGCGATCGTGTCGGCGGCCCAGATGATCATGCTGGGCGAATGTTCGGTCGCGGTGGCCGGCGGCGCCGAAAGCATGAGCCGGGCGCCCTATGTCACGACCGGGGCGCGCTGGGGCGTGAAGATGGGCGACAGCACCCTGGTGGACGCCATGACCGCCGCGCTGAACGATCCGTTCGGCAACGGCCACATGGGCGTCACGGCGGAGAACGTGGCCGAGCGCTTCGGCATCGACCGGCGCACCCAGGACGAGTTCGCGGTGGAGAGCCACCGCCGCGCCGCCCGGGCGATCGACGCCGGATACTTCAAGGACCAGATCGTGCCGGTCGAGGTCAAGACCCGCAAGGGCGTCCAGGTGTTCGACACCGACGAGCATGTCCGGCGCGGGCTGGCGGTCGAGGACGTGGCCAAGCTGCGGCCGGTGTTCAAGCCGGACGGAAGCGTGACCGCCGCCAACGCGTCGGGCATCAACGACGGGGCCGCCGCGGTCGTGCTGATGTCCGCCGCGGAAGCCGAGCGGCGCGGCATCCGGCCGATGGCGCGCATCCTGTCGTGGGGCCATGCCGGCGTGGCGCCGGAGGTCATGGGCCTGGGGCCGATCCCGGCGGTTCCCAAGGCGCTGGAGCGCGCCGGCCTGTCGGTCGCCGACCTGGACGTGATCGAGAGCAACGAGGCCTTCGCGGCGCAGGCCTGCGCGGTCGCGAAGGAGCTGGGGCTGCCGGCGGACCGGACCAACCCCAACGGCGGCGCGGTCGCGCTGGGCCATCCGGTGGGCGCCACCGGCTGCATCATCACGGTCAAGGCGCTGTACGAGCTGAAGCGGACCGGCGGGCGGTACGGGCTGATGACCATGTGCATCGGCGGGGGCCAGGGCATCGCCCTGGTGATCGAAAACCTTGGCTGACCATCCCATGACCTTCGAGGAGCTTGCGGCGGCCGGGTGGGAGCAGCTGCCGGATTCCGGCTTCCTGGGCCTGGTCGGCCCGATGTGGCGGCGGGGCGAGGTGTTCGGGTTCCTGGCGGAACCCCGGCACGCCAATTACATCGACGTCGTCCAGGGCGGCATGCTGATGACCTTCGCCGACCGCGCGCTGGGGATCTGCGCGTGGGAGGCGGCGGTCAACAAAGCCTGCGTCACGATCCAGTTCGACATGCAGTTCATCGGGGCGGCGGATATCGGCGATTTCGTCGAGATCACGCCGGAGGTCATCCGCAGGACGCGGACCCTGGTGTTCCTGCGCGGGACGATCCTGGACGGCGACCGGGTCGTGGCGTCGGCCAGCGGCGTCTGGAAGATCCTCGACCGGAAGTGATAGCCTGTCCCTCTGCATTGACAGGAGGGCGGCATGGTCGAGATCAGGGATCCGAAGCCGGAGGACGAGGGCGTCTGGCGGGAGTTGTGGGCGGGGTACAACCGCTTCTACGGGGCGGACGTGCCGGAGGAGGCGACCGCCGGCACCTGGGCCCGCATCCTGGACCCGGAATCGGCGATCTTCTGCCGGCTGGCGGTCCGGGACGGCGCCGTCGTCGGCTTCGCCAACTGCGTGGTGCATCCCAGCACGTGGTCGACGGCGTCCTCCTGCTATCTCGAAGACCTGTTCGTGTCGCATGACGCGCGCGGGACCGGGGCCGGCCGCGCACTGATCCAGGACCTCGCCGACCAGGGGCGGGCCAAGGGGTGGCGGCGGGTCTACTGGCATACCAGGCAGGACAACGCGGTGGCCCGGCGGCTGTACGACCGGTTCGCCCCGGCGGACGGTTTCGTGCGGTATGTCGTCGATCTGACTTGAGCTTTGCCGGCACTGGCGCGATCATGATACCAGTTCGCATAGCTGTATCCGCCAGAGCCGCCCCTATGACCTCCATCGACCCGATCCCCCGGCGCAAGCTCTACCAGGAGGTTCTGGACCGCCTGCTCGCCCGGATCTCCAGCGGCGAGTACGCGGTCGGCGACCAGCTTCCCAGCGAGCGCCAGCTGATGGAGATGTACAAGGTCGGCCGCCCGGCGATCCGGGAGGCGATGCAGACCCTGTCCCATATGGGGCTGGTGTCGATCACCCACGGCGAGCGGGCGCGGGTCACGCCGATCACCGCGGACCGGGTGATCGAGCAGGTCGGCGAGACGGCCAAGCACTTCATCGCAGGGGCGCCGGAGAACCTGGAGCACCTGAAGGAGGCCCGCGTCTTCTTCGAGGTCGGCATGGTCCGCTTGGCGGCGGAGCGGGCGACCGAGGAGGATATCGGCCGGCTGGCCCGCCGGCTGGAGGACCACCGGGACGCGCTGGCCGACCTGCCCAACTTCCTGCCCTGCGACATGGCCTTCCACCGCGAGATCGCCACCATCTCCGGCAACCCGATCTATGTGGCGGTCAGCCAATCCATGTTCGCGTGGCTGGCGGTCTACCATGTGAAGCTGCTGCGGGCACCGGGCGCCGAGCTGATCACCATCGAGGAGCATGAGAGGATCTTCGACGCCGTCGCCGACCGTGACCCGGACGCGGCGGCGGCGGCCATGTCCGACCACCTGAAGCGGGCGAGCCAGCTGTACCGGCAGTTCGAGAGTTGACCGGACGAGCATAAGGCCGCGCATAAGCGGCCGCAAGGGAGGAACGAGCCATGAACTGCGTCACCTTGTACGGGACGGAGATCCCCCCGGCCGTGCCCCGCGTCCTGCGGGCCGGGGGCTTGAGCGCGGAGCTGGAGGACGGCGCGGTGCGGGCGGTGCGCTGGCACGGGGTCGAGATCCTGC contains:
- a CDS encoding DUF1003 domain-containing protein, which codes for MAVQDDKVGTSKANGVRAHLTDEEHRLLSRLRHRKPARNPPAGEPGPELGGRLADRVASVVGSWRFIIVQSAALSLWIVANLFAWWSAWDPYPFILLNLVLSFQAAFTAPVILMSQNRQGTIDRMNAQHDYEVNTKAELEIELLHQKIDLLREQEIALLLKMVSRFEQRMEAMQERGEVGRTDGPTG
- a CDS encoding TIGR03364 family FAD-dependent oxidoreductase; its protein translation is MTHYDLAVIGGGIVGLAHALAAAKRRLKVCVIDRDRRSNGASIRNFGFVTVTGQRAGVTWNRARRSRDIWAEVAPLAGIPVLHRGTAVVAHRPEAMAVLEQFAGGTMGEGCRLLDPAEAARTLPMVRPGIRGALWSPHELRVEPREALPKLGAFLASAHGVDFLWGVQARGVETGAAGVAVVDTTAGRITASRVAVCPGGDLLSLFPETLARRGLTQSKLHMLRLAPQPAGWRLPGSVMQDLSLVRYEGFTDLPGVPALKARLEAEAGDALENGIHLIVVQGADGSLVVGDSHHYDPTPDPFAPAGIDGIILRHAAETLDIPDMTVTERWLGCYPSSPTETAFIDAPDPAVRLSVVSSGTGMSTAFAIGEEAVAELFGDAQAS
- a CDS encoding acyltransferase, whose amino-acid sequence is MADDLGFRTMAKALVDGLCLAVAALPAGLCRLEARFGERGDLFTLFGQGFSVVPGLPGNFLRRAFARLTLDGCAPDCEIGFLTWFSSRHARVGRGVYIGPMSVIADAEIGDGSLVATRVSILSGKKQHGFDAEGRLIPFSRDRAAFVSIGRNTWIGEGAIIMADVGDGCVVAAGAVVTRPVPAGQIVGGNPARVIGAADATLGSEEKGRTMA
- a CDS encoding glycosyltransferase family 2 protein, coding for MSSLDAVSPIVAQFEPRSTERDREGRMLLSLVIPCYNESANIEPLFARLFPVLDTLPLDWEVVCVNDGSRDDTLERLTAVHDREPRVRVVDLSRNFGKEAALSAGLAVADGDAVVPMDADLQHPPELLPDLVARWREGFDVVIAIRQARTGQSAGNRLGARVFYWLFDRMSEVPLPREAGDFRLLDRVVVDVINRMPERTRFMKGIFAWVGFRQTTIPYVQGERASGETKWGFLKLLRFSMVGLTAFSTFPLRVWGLVGAVVSGLAFCYIVMRLMRTALYGIDVPGYESIIVTVLFLGGVQLLTLGIIGDYLGRVFDEVKGRPLYIVRSIRGRAAPSAVSRGMEAAPGAERMYPRGDS
- a CDS encoding glycosyltransferase family 39 protein — encoded protein: MTVIDPRIPQSAFDRVVAGVLPRSLFDDLALGLLFSLGVLIALTFPNYGIIWDEEVQRTYGLLLLDYYASGLRDLSAFGYDNLYLYGGGFDMAAALLERVSPLGAYETRHLLGGMIGLLGMAGTWRLARLIGGERAGFFALLLLALLPAYYGHMFSNPKDIPFACGMVWCLHLSALILRELPRPRWGLVLGFGVVLGLTLGTRIGGVLAVFFLGAAVLGHLGRVALLRRGFGPAARQALSIALRLSPALPVAWTVMVLVWPWAHLDFLNPVRAFLKFSAFPWPNEVLYGGRWISADDLPATYLPTMLGLQLPELLLAGLVAAAWYGFRALVRPPLVADATRRLQAGLVALAAVFPVVYALVSHPVLYNGFRHFLFVLPPLAVLAALGFDRLWAAVADNRSRLRARLLALPFTAAGVAQLWTMAALHPYEYIYYNRIAGGIAGAEWRYELDYWGAALREAALELDEYVANERGGRIGAGDRVRVFVCGHPNSAMYFLPPQFRLVGEPEQADFLVSWTQAGCNFTMFGQVVAEVRRFGVTLAVVKDLRE
- a CDS encoding putative bifunctional diguanylate cyclase/phosphodiesterase; the protein is MTSHEPAEIVRLKRRLSRQKRRIALLETIATEADSERRRAEERLIHDASHDPLTGLPNRARFLDLLTRAMVRKREDRRLDFAVLFIDLDRFKVVNDSLGHPAGNRMIVEVAARLTGLAEPGAGSLARIGGDEFAVLLTDVADPGDAVRFADRVQEALKHPFVIDGQEVYSSASIGICLGTTAYAYAEDVLRDADLAMYRAKTLGKSRVQLFHREMRRSAMTRLILEADLRRAYANGEFVLHYQPIVSLASHEVVGFEALVRWRRPDGVLVYPGDFIPVVEDTGLIVALGFWILREACMTTRAWQEEYPRETPLTVSVNISPRQFAEPDLVPQVRRIVEETGIDPHTLRLEITESVTIGDADREVSMLSQLKELGIRLSIDDFGTGYSSLSYLHRLPLDVLKIDRSFVSAMDQSAESFQIVNTIMNLARSLGMDVVAEGAEVEGQIAQLRSMGCDFGQGYYFSRPVDRAGAARLLEGAQHWKPPA
- the bktB gene encoding beta-ketothiolase BktB — its product is MSDTRGAGQDVVIVSGVRTAIADFGGGLKDVPPSELGALVIGEALGRAGVPAADVQHVVMGQVIQSEPRDMYLSRTAAIGAGIPPEVPALTLNRLCGSGVQAIVSAAQMIMLGECSVAVAGGAESMSRAPYVTTGARWGVKMGDSTLVDAMTAALNDPFGNGHMGVTAENVAERFGIDRRTQDEFAVESHRRAARAIDAGYFKDQIVPVEVKTRKGVQVFDTDEHVRRGLAVEDVAKLRPVFKPDGSVTAANASGINDGAAAVVLMSAAEAERRGIRPMARILSWGHAGVAPEVMGLGPIPAVPKALERAGLSVADLDVIESNEAFAAQACAVAKELGLPADRTNPNGGAVALGHPVGATGCIITVKALYELKRTGGRYGLMTMCIGGGQGIALVIENLG
- a CDS encoding PaaI family thioesterase, with amino-acid sequence MADHPMTFEELAAAGWEQLPDSGFLGLVGPMWRRGEVFGFLAEPRHANYIDVVQGGMLMTFADRALGICAWEAAVNKACVTIQFDMQFIGAADIGDFVEITPEVIRRTRTLVFLRGTILDGDRVVASASGVWKILDRK
- a CDS encoding GNAT family N-acetyltransferase, translating into MVEIRDPKPEDEGVWRELWAGYNRFYGADVPEEATAGTWARILDPESAIFCRLAVRDGAVVGFANCVVHPSTWSTASSCYLEDLFVSHDARGTGAGRALIQDLADQGRAKGWRRVYWHTRQDNAVARRLYDRFAPADGFVRYVVDLT
- the nanR gene encoding transcriptional regulator NanR, with amino-acid sequence MTSIDPIPRRKLYQEVLDRLLARISSGEYAVGDQLPSERQLMEMYKVGRPAIREAMQTLSHMGLVSITHGERARVTPITADRVIEQVGETAKHFIAGAPENLEHLKEARVFFEVGMVRLAAERATEEDIGRLARRLEDHRDALADLPNFLPCDMAFHREIATISGNPIYVAVSQSMFAWLAVYHVKLLRAPGAELITIEEHERIFDAVADRDPDAAAAAMSDHLKRASQLYRQFES